One Marinibacterium anthonyi genomic region harbors:
- a CDS encoding PAP2 superfamily protein, with translation MAFGQGQGQGQGQGQGQGQGQGQGQGQGQGQAQYFALAGYTPYGSTLPRSYYATPYELHRRPWALEFSPDNTGANSFPTQFRIRPENLPGGDRWRPRDWDPALRFWTRPFDPFLAAWLKSVDEPELPSIVAAQEFAQQWRLWHPDENKYGTGPNGWHWIKALDLGWRDGTANQNWSYIDAELEQLINYMQEDRAAYLNEADMQADLLHEYLIQFIDANQRDNIWTLELISCGLAIGNLVYMAYKDHFSRVRPSELCPGLIPPFGPPMHPSFPSGHSFLAHFIALLLLEIPELAARLGVSDTGVPGDGGALRKPVWSDLGVDNSDIKLSTVRRPIQSPLLLVADRIAVNRERIGVHYPSDSSVGRHLAFGVWDALMKPTSGNPHYPGKIDSPMFHQVLQRAKAEWA, from the coding sequence ATGGCATTCGGTCAGGGACAAGGCCAAGGCCAGGGACAAGGTCAGGGCCAGGGGCAAGGACAGGGCCAGGGGCAAGGACAGGGGCAGGGGCAAGCCCAGTACTTCGCACTGGCCGGTTACACGCCCTATGGCAGCACGCTGCCCCGCAGTTACTACGCCACGCCCTACGAGCTGCACCGCCGGCCCTGGGCGCTTGAATTTTCGCCCGACAACACCGGGGCCAATTCCTTTCCGACGCAGTTCCGCATCCGCCCGGAAAACCTGCCCGGCGGCGACAGGTGGCGCCCGCGCGACTGGGACCCGGCCCTGCGGTTCTGGACCCGGCCGTTCGATCCCTTCCTGGCGGCCTGGCTGAAATCGGTCGATGAACCGGAACTGCCGTCCATCGTCGCGGCGCAGGAATTCGCGCAGCAATGGCGATTGTGGCACCCTGACGAGAACAAGTACGGCACCGGCCCCAACGGCTGGCATTGGATCAAGGCCCTGGACCTTGGCTGGCGCGATGGCACCGCGAACCAGAACTGGTCCTATATCGACGCCGAGCTGGAACAGCTGATCAACTACATGCAGGAAGACCGCGCCGCCTATCTGAACGAGGCGGACATGCAGGCCGACCTGCTGCACGAATACCTGATCCAGTTCATCGACGCCAACCAGCGGGACAATATCTGGACGCTGGAACTGATCAGCTGCGGGCTGGCCATCGGCAACCTGGTCTACATGGCCTACAAGGACCATTTCTCGCGCGTGCGTCCGTCAGAATTGTGCCCGGGCCTGATCCCGCCGTTCGGTCCGCCCATGCACCCGTCGTTCCCGTCGGGGCATTCCTTCCTGGCGCATTTCATCGCCTTGCTGCTGCTGGAAATCCCCGAACTTGCCGCGCGGCTGGGGGTGTCGGATACCGGGGTGCCGGGGGACGGCGGTGCGTTACGCAAGCCGGTCTGGTCGGATCTGGGCGTGGACAATTCCGACATCAAGCTCAGCACGGTGCGCCGGCCGATCCAGTCGCCGCTGCTGCTGGTCGCAGATCGCATCGCGGTCAACCGCGAACGGATCGGGGTGCATTACCCCTCGGACAGTTCCGTGGGACGGCACCTGGCCTTCGGGGTCTGGGATGCGCTGATGAAACCGACAAGCGGAAACCCGCACTATCCGGGCAAGATCGACAGCCCGATGTTCCACCAGGTCCTGC